A stretch of Planococcus citri chromosome 5, ihPlaCitr1.1, whole genome shotgun sequence DNA encodes these proteins:
- the LOC135847119 gene encoding cuticle protein 7-like, giving the protein MSKIFVVLSSILAVSVASPVAPYAAPAYPSAYPAPAYSSPHYAPAPAYPSYKPAHYAPEYETPAKYDFAYEVADSYTGDYKSQNEYRDGDYVKGSYSLVEADGSKRTVEYSDDGYGFNAVVLKDGYAPAYSSPSAYKSGPAYPSAYSSPAYKKPAYKSAYPSPAPYAAHGYAAPAYPTPAYSSYPAPSYHAPAYPTPSYPSAYKPAY; this is encoded by the exons ATGTCGaag ATCTTCGTCGTTTTATCCAGCATCCTCGCTGTCAGCGTTGCTAGTCCCGTCGCCCCATACGCCGCCCCGGCTTACCCATCAGCCTACCCAGCCCCAGCTTACAGCTCACCTCACTACGCTCCAGCACCGGCTTACCCATCTTACAAACCAGCTCACTATGCCCCAGAATACGAAACCCCAGCCAAATACGACTTCGCCTACGAAGTAGCTGACTCGTACACTGGTGACTACAAAAGCCAAAATGAATACAGAGACGGCGACTACGTCAAG GGATCTTACTCCTTGGTCGAAGCTGATGGCTCAAAACGTACCGTAGAATACTCCGATGATGGATACGGTTTCAACGCTGTTGTACTCAAGGACGGATATGCACCAGCATACTCATCACCCTCTGCCTACAAATCTGGCCCAGCTTACCCATCCGCCTACTCGTCGCCAGCTTACAAGAAACCAGCCTACAAATCTGCCTACCCATCTCCAGCCCCATACGCCGCTCACGGTTACGCCGCCCCAGCTTACCCAACCCCAGCTTACTCCTCATACCCAGCTCCATCCTACCACGCCCCAGCTTACCCAACCCCATCCTACCCATCTGCCTACAAACCAGCTTACTAA